A portion of the Salminus brasiliensis chromosome 11, fSalBra1.hap2, whole genome shotgun sequence genome contains these proteins:
- the LOC140565014 gene encoding NACHT, LRR and PYD domains-containing protein 12-like, which translates to MESKHSTMELHQSSSGCGTSDPRSTALRGKPAEPPETSCVSMKRHWSITEPPAYNSGETVGEPSCVSMKSDWSITESPAYNSGGKEPSCVSMKSKWSIEQPIGFSSGRGEPSCVQSDQCIDYPNFSNGAALSDPEQSSTDTAPCTHTLVGGTVPLQQDSQQSVDDVLHRVINRHKSSMKKKYESLFEGIKTEKNKTLLNRIYTQLYIIEGESEGVNEEHEVLQMEKIPRRHREDTPINYSDIFKPLHPKGPALRSVLTKGIAGIGKTVSVQKFILDWAEGKANQDVDFMFVLPFRELNLIKDHQYSLHGLLFDFHPEIKDLDPNIYEELKAVFIFDGLDESRIPLNFEECEKVSDITMTSSVGVLMTNLIKGELLPSALIWITCRPAAANQILPKHINRVTEIQGFNDSQKEEYFRKRISDQDQAQKIISHIKTARSLHIMCHIPVFCWISATVLQRLIKHHHSEIPKTLTEMYSHFLITQTNMKNQKYEEKDERDPQKLLESNRTMLLKLAELAFKQLMKGNVMFYEEDLRESGIDVTEASVYSGVFTEIFREECVLYQRKVYCFVHLSFQEFLAAVYVFHCYESKNMKELQCFIPQYRQNVPLDELLLYKPRYRENVPLDELLIGAVNKAVESQTGHLDLFLRFLLGISLESNQRLLQGLLSHTHTHSEETTEYINNLIKGDDPEHHSSLTTERSINLFLCLYEMKDQSLSREIQEYLNSEKHSEVKLSPGQCSALACMLLTSDEVLEELDLKKYNTSEEGYERLIPAVTACRRAVLSGCSLTNNSCKALCSALQSVNSSLKELDLSNNDMQDSGVELLSAGLKSSHCKLEKLRLSGCMVTEEGCSSLASALKLNPSHLRELDLTYNHPGELGVKLLSDLLKDPLCKLKKLLLSDCFFTKSSCKALCSALQSVNSSLKELDLSNNDLQDSGVKLLSAGLKNSHCKLEKLRLSGCMVTQEGCSSLASALKSNPSHLRELDLTYNHPGESGVKLLSDLLKDPRCELKKLLLAGCSLTKNSCEALCSALQSVNSSLKELDLSYNDLQDSGVELLSHCKLETLSLAVCNLGVNSCGSLGSTLQSVNSSLKELDLNDNDLQDSGVKLLSAGLKSSYCKLETLRLSGCMITEEGCSSLASALKSSPSHLRELDLTYNHPEQSGMKLLSDLLDDPHCKLEKLLMDCGGKNRMKQRLKKYACKLTLDPKTAHTRLSLCEGNRKVECVRQKQPYPDHPDRFNCWGQVLSVESLTGRCYWEAEWREGKADVAMSYQGIRRKGGGLDSRFGFNNQSWSLQYFDYRYTVYHNKKTICEFLHPHPSGRVGVYLDWPAGTLSFYSISPDTHTLTHIHTLQTTFTEPLYAGIGVCFGSSVCVSELE; encoded by the exons ATGGAGAGCAAACACTCTACAATGGAGCTTCATCAGTCCAGCAGTGGATGCGGAACATCTGACCCAAG ATCAACTGCCCTCAGGGGAAAGCCTGCAGAACCTCCAGAaaccagctgtgtgtctatgaagagaCACTGGTCCATTACAGAACCTCCTGCATACAACAGTGGAGAAACTGTTGGAGAGCctagctgtgtgtctatgaagagtgacTGGTCTATTACAGAATCTCCTGCATACAACAGTGGAGGAAaagaacccagctgtgtgtctatgaagagtaAATGGTCCATCGAGCAACCTATTGGTTTCAGCAGTGGACGAGGAGAACCCAGCTGTGTGCAGAGTGACCAATGCATCGATTATCCTAATTTCAGTAATGGAGCTGCGCTTTCTGACCCAGA GCAGAGCTCCACAGACACAgcaccatgcacacacacactggtgggGGGAACTGTACCCCTGCAGCAGGATTCTCAGCAATCAGTGGACGATGTCCTGCACAGAGTCATAAACAGACACAAAAGCAGCATGAAGAAGAAGTACGAGAGCTTATTTGAGGGAATCAAAACAGAAAAGAATAAAACCCTCCTGAACAGGATTTATACACAGCTCTACAtcatagagggagagagtgaaggagtgaaTGAAGAACATGAGGTTCTACAGATGGAGAAAATACCTAGGAGACACAGAGAAGATACTCCAATCAACTACTCAGACATATTTAAACCTCTACATCCTAAAGGTCCAGCTCTCAGAAGTGTGCTGACTAAAGGCATTGCTGGAATTGGAAAAACTGTCTCTGTGCAGAAGTTCATTCTGGACTGGGCTGAAGGAAAAGCCAATCAGGATGTAGATTTCATGTTTGTTCTTCCGTTCCGGGAGCTGAACTTGATTAAAGACCATCAGTACAGTCTTCATGGACTTCTGTTTGACTTCCATCCTGAGATTAAAGACCTGGATCCAAATATCTATGAGGAGCTCAAAGCTGTGTTCATATTTGATGGTCTGGATGAAAGCAGAATTCCACTGAACTTTGAGGAGTGTGAGAAAGTATCTGACATCACCATGACATCATCAGTGGGTGTGTTGATGACCAACCTCATCAAAGGAGAGCTGCTTCCCTCTGCTCTAATCTGGATAACCTGCCGACcagcagcagccaatcagatcctTCCTAAACACATCAACCGTGTGACGGAAATCCAGGGATTTAATGACTCACAGAAGGAGGAGTACTTCAGGAAGAGGATCAGTGACCAAGACCAAGCCCAGAAAATCATTTCCCACATTAAGACAGCAAGGAGCCTCCACATCATGTGCCACATTCCCGTCTTCTGCTGGATCTCAGCCACTGTGCTTCAGAGACTCATCAAACATCATCACTCAGAAATCCCTAAAACTCTGACTGAAATGTACTCCCACTTCCTGATCACTCAGACCAACATGAAGAACCAGAAGTATgaggagaaagatgagagagaccCACAGAAACTGTTGGAATCCAATCGAACTATGCTTCTGAAACTGGCTGAATTGGCTTTCAAACAGCTGATGAAGGGCAATGTGATGTTCTATGAagaggacctgagagagagCGGTATTGACGTCACTGAGGCCTCAGTGTATTCTGGGGTTTTCACTGAGATCTTTAGGGAGGAATGTGTGCTTTACCAGAGGAAGGTCTACTGCTTTGTTCATCTGAGCTTTCAGGAGTTCCTGGCTGCTGTTTATGTGTTTCACTGCTATGAAAGCAAGAACATGaaggaactgcagtgttttataccACAGTATAGACAAAATGTTCCTCTGGATGAGCTGCTGTTATATAAACCGCGATACAGAGAAAATGTTCCACTGGATGAGCTGCTGATAGGAGCTGTGAATAAAGCTGTAGAAAGTCAGACTGGACACTTGGATCTTTTCCTTCGTTTCTTACTGGGCATCTCACTGGAGTCCAATCAGAGACTCTTACAGGGtctactgtcacacacacacacacactcagaggaaacTACAGAGTACATCAATAACTTAATCAAAGGAGATGatccagaacatcacagttctcTTACTACTGAGAGATCCATcaatctgtttctctgcctGTATGAAATGAAGGACCAGTCTCTCTCCAGAGAGATTCAGGAGTATCTAAACTCAGAGAAACACTCAGAAGTGAAGCTCTCTCCTGGACAGTGTTCAGCACTAGCCTGCATGCTTCTGACCTCAGATGAGGTGCTGGAGGAGCTGGACCTAAAGAAATATAACACATCAGAGGAGGGTTATGAGAGACTGATCCCAGCTGTGACTGCCTGCAGAAgagctgt GCTTTCTGGATGCTCTCTCACCAACAACTCATGTAAAGCTCTATGCTCTGCTCTACAATCAGTAAactcctccctgaaagagctggacctcagtaacaatgacatgcaggattcaggagtggagctgctctctgctggactgaagagttcacactgtaaactggaaaAACTCAG ATTATCTGGTTGTATGGTTACAGAAGAAGGCTGTTCTTctctggcttcagctctgaaatTAAACCCCTCCCACCTGAGAGAACTGGATCTGACCTATAATCACCCAGGAGAGTTAGGAGTGAAGCTGCTTTCTGATCTACTGAAGGATCCACTGTGTAAACTGAAGAAACTACT ACTTTCTGACTGTTTTTTCACAAAGAGCTCTTGTAAAGCTCTATGCTCTGCTCTACAATCAGTAAACTCatccctgaaagagctggacctcagtaacaatgacctgcaggattcaggagtgaagctgctctctgctggactgaagaattctcactgtaaactggagaaacTCAG ATTGTCTGGATGTATGGTTACACAAGAAGGCTGTTCTTCTCTGGCTTCAGCTTTGAAATCAAACCCCTCCCATCTGAGAGAACTGGATCTGACCTATAATCACCCAGGAGAATCAGGAGTGAAGCTGCTTTCTGATCTACTGAAGGATCCACGCTGTGAACTGAAGAAACTGCT aCTCGCTGGCTGTTCTCTCACCAAGAACTCATGTGAAGCTCTTTGCTCTGCTCTACAATCAGTAAACTCCTctctgaaagagctggacctcagctacaatgacctgcaggattcaggagtggagctgctctcaCACTGTAAACTTGAGACACTAAG CCTAGCTGTGTGTAATCTTGGGGTAAACTCTTGTGGAAGTCTGGGGTCAACTCTACAGTCAGTAAACTCCTCCCTGAAGGAGCTGGACCTCAATgacaatgacctgcaggattcaggagtgaagctgctctctgctggactgaagagttcatattgtaaactggagacacttag ATTGTCTGGGTGTATGATAACAGAAGAAGGCTGTTCTTctctggcttcagctctgaaatcaAGCCCCTCACATCTGAGAGAACTGGATCTGACCTATAATCACCCTGAACAGTCTGGAATGAAGCTGCTCTCTGATCTACTGGATGATCCACACTGCAAACTAGAGAAACTACT gatgGATTGTGGAGGGAAGAACAGGATGAAACAAAGACTgaagaaat atgcaTGTAAGCTCACTCTCGACccaaaaacagcacacactcgtctctctctgtgtgaggGAAACAGAAAGGTGGAGTGTGTGAGACAGAAGCAGCCATATCCGGATCATCCAGACAGGTTTAACTGTTGGGGTCAGGTCCTGAGTGTGGAGAGTCTGACTGGACGCTGTTACTGGGAGGCTGAGTGGAGAGAGGGGAAGGCTGATGTAGCCATGTCTTACCAAGGGATCAGGAGGAAAGGAGGTGGTCTAGACAGTCGGTTTGGATTCAATAATCAGTCCTGGAGTCTGCAGTACTTTGATTACAGGTACACTGTTTATCACAATAAAAAGACAATCTGTGAATTTCTCCATCCACACCCGTCTGGCAGAGTAGGAGTGTATCTGGACTGGCCAGCCGGcactctgtccttctacagcatctcacctgacacacacacactgacccacatacacacactccaaacCACTTTCACTGAGCCGCTTTATGCAGGGATCGGAGTTTGTTTTGgctcctcagtgtgtgtgagtgaattgGAATAA